From a single Nissabacter sp. SGAir0207 genomic region:
- the flhD gene encoding flagellar transcriptional regulator FlhD produces MDMSELLKHIYDINLSYLLLAQRLINDEKDSAMFRLGIDEAMADALAQLTLPQMVKLAETNQLLCQFRFDDHTSISRLTQASRVDDLQQIHTGILLSSELVRRGALADGGLAKKRAG; encoded by the coding sequence ATGGATATGTCCGAATTGCTCAAACATATATATGACATTAATTTGTCGTATCTGCTTTTAGCACAGCGTTTAATCAATGATGAAAAGGATTCAGCCATGTTTCGGCTGGGAATTGATGAGGCCATGGCGGATGCGCTGGCGCAGTTGACCCTGCCGCAGATGGTAAAGCTGGCTGAAACCAATCAGCTCCTCTGTCAGTTCCGCTTCGACGACCACACCTCCATCTCGCGCCTGACCCAGGCCTCGCGGGTGGATGACCTCCAGCAGATCCACACCGGCATCCTGCTCTCCAGTGAGCTGGTGAGACGCGGCGCCCTGGCCGACGGCGGCCTCGCGAAGAAAAGGGCTGGGTAA
- the flhC gene encoding flagellar transcriptional regulator FlhC, which produces MSEKSIVQEARDIQLAMELITLGARLQMLESETQLSRGRLIKLYKELRGSPPPKGMLPFSTDWFMTWEQNIHSSMFYNAYQFLVQKGRCSGVEAVIKAYRLYLEQCPQQPDAPPVLALTRAWTLVRFVDSGMLQMSGCTCCGGTFITHAHHPAQGFVCSLCQPPSRAVKRRKLSPQLADIIPELLDEKVKRAV; this is translated from the coding sequence ATGAGCGAAAAGAGCATCGTCCAGGAGGCCAGGGACATCCAGCTGGCCATGGAACTCATCACCCTGGGCGCGCGCCTGCAAATGCTGGAGAGTGAAACCCAGCTGAGCCGTGGCCGGCTAATCAAGCTCTATAAAGAGCTACGCGGCAGCCCGCCGCCAAAGGGGATGCTGCCGTTCTCCACCGACTGGTTCATGACCTGGGAACAGAACATCCACTCCTCGATGTTCTACAACGCCTACCAGTTTTTGGTGCAGAAGGGGCGGTGCAGCGGCGTGGAGGCGGTGATCAAAGCCTATCGCCTCTATCTGGAGCAGTGCCCGCAACAGCCGGACGCGCCGCCGGTGCTGGCGCTGACCCGCGCCTGGACGCTGGTGCGCTTTGTTGACAGCGGCATGTTGCAGATGTCGGGTTGCACCTGTTGCGGTGGCACCTTTATCACCCACGCCCACCACCCGGCGCAGGGCTTTGTCTGTAGCCTGTGCCAGCCGCCCTCCCGCGCGGTAAAAAGACGTAAACTTTCGCCGCAACTGGCCGATATTATCCCTGAACTGCTGGACGAGAAGGTCAAGCGCGCAGTTTAA
- the motA gene encoding flagellar motor stator protein MotA, whose translation MLVIIGYIVVLGAVLGGYMMVGGELGALYQPSELVIIGGAAIGAFFVGNNGKSIKATLRALPKLMRGSKYNKALYMDLMGLLYRLLAKSRQQGMLSLERDIDSPPESEIFSNYPRILADKVLMEYLTDYLRLMVSGNMNAHEIEALMDEEIETFENESEVPAGSLSMIGDSLPAFGIVAAVMGVVHALASADRPAAELGELIAHAMVGTFLGILLAYGFISPLAAVLRQKCAENVKMMQCIKVTLLSSINGYAPQIAVEFGRKTLYTSERPSFMELEEHVRKVKSPGGDA comes from the coding sequence GTGTTAGTTATCATAGGTTACATCGTGGTCCTCGGCGCGGTTCTCGGCGGCTACATGATGGTCGGCGGCGAGCTGGGTGCGCTTTACCAGCCCTCTGAGCTGGTGATCATCGGCGGCGCGGCAATCGGTGCCTTTTTTGTCGGCAACAACGGCAAATCGATCAAGGCCACCCTGCGGGCGCTGCCCAAGCTGATGCGTGGCTCGAAGTACAACAAGGCGCTCTATATGGATCTGATGGGGCTGCTCTACCGCCTGTTGGCCAAATCGCGCCAGCAGGGGATGCTGTCACTGGAGCGCGATATCGACTCGCCGCCGGAGAGTGAAATTTTCTCTAATTATCCGCGCATCTTGGCCGATAAAGTGCTGATGGAGTACTTAACGGATTACCTGCGCCTGATGGTGAGCGGCAACATGAACGCCCACGAGATTGAGGCGCTGATGGATGAAGAGATCGAAACCTTCGAGAATGAGAGCGAGGTGCCGGCGGGCAGCCTGTCGATGATTGGCGACTCCCTGCCGGCATTCGGCATCGTGGCGGCGGTGATGGGGGTAGTGCACGCGCTGGCCTCCGCCGACCGCCCGGCCGCCGAGCTGGGGGAGCTGATTGCCCACGCGATGGTCGGCACCTTCCTCGGCATCCTGCTGGCCTATGGCTTCATCTCGCCGCTGGCGGCGGTGCTGCGCCAGAAGTGCGCCGAGAACGTCAAGATGATGCAGTGCATCAAGGTGACGCTGCTGTCGAGCATCAATGGCTATGCGCCGCAGATCGCGGTGGAGTTTGGCCGTAAGACCCTCTACACCAGCGAGCGCCCCTCCTTTATGGAGCTGGAGGAGCACGTGCGCAAAGTGAAGTCGCCGGGCGGGGATGCATGA
- the motB gene encoding flagellar motor protein MotB, with product MKQQDARVVIKRKRAKHGGGHHGGSWKIAYADFMTAMMAFFLVMWLISIASPKELTQIAEYFRTPLKVALSGGQRSSDSESPIPGGGDDPTRHEGEVHKVVERSEKIEENARLQKLHEDLDQLLESDPRLRALRPHLLITLTEQGLRIQIIDSQNRPMFRTGSAQVEPYMRDILRAIGPILDHFPNKISLAGHTDDIPYVTGERGYSNWELSADRANASRRELVYGGLSEGKVLRVMGLAATMQLRNHEAGDAINRRISILVLNKEAQQNIERENSEGSGVTLSQPGALSAMTPAGQAGAPAATPPQTQQPTPVTAPAPAAAPDAPPSAALPAAPAGPAGQPRLTAEVTP from the coding sequence ATGAAACAGCAAGACGCACGCGTGGTGATCAAGCGCAAGCGGGCGAAGCATGGCGGCGGCCACCACGGCGGCTCCTGGAAGATCGCCTATGCCGACTTTATGACCGCCATGATGGCCTTCTTTCTGGTGATGTGGCTTATCTCCATCGCCAGCCCGAAAGAGCTGACGCAGATCGCCGAGTATTTCCGCACGCCGCTGAAGGTGGCACTGAGCGGCGGCCAGCGCAGCAGCGACAGCGAAAGCCCGATCCCCGGCGGCGGCGATGACCCGACGCGCCATGAGGGCGAGGTGCACAAGGTGGTGGAGCGCTCAGAGAAGATCGAGGAGAACGCCCGGCTGCAAAAGCTGCATGAGGATCTTGACCAGCTGCTGGAGTCCGATCCGCGCCTGCGCGCCCTGCGGCCGCACCTGCTGATCACCCTGACCGAACAGGGGCTGCGCATCCAGATCATCGATAGCCAGAACCGGCCGATGTTCCGCACCGGCAGCGCGCAGGTGGAGCCTTACATGCGTGACATTCTGCGCGCCATCGGGCCGATCCTCGATCACTTCCCGAACAAAATCAGTCTGGCGGGCCATACCGATGACATTCCCTATGTCACCGGCGAGCGCGGCTACAGCAACTGGGAGCTGTCCGCTGACCGCGCCAACGCCAGCCGGCGCGAGCTGGTCTACGGCGGCCTGAGCGAGGGCAAGGTACTGCGGGTGATGGGGCTGGCGGCCACCATGCAGCTGCGCAACCACGAGGCGGGTGACGCCATCAACCGCCGCATCAGCATTCTGGTGCTGAACAAAGAGGCGCAACAAAACATTGAGCGGGAGAACAGCGAGGGCAGCGGCGTCACGCTGAGCCAGCCCGGCGCGCTGTCAGCGATGACCCCGGCCGGTCAGGCCGGTGCGCCAGCGGCTACCCCGCCACAGACTCAACAACCGACCCCGGTGACGGCGCCTGCGCCGGCGGCGGCCCCGGACGCGCCGCCCAGCGCCGCGCTGCCGGCCGCCCCGGCCGGCCCTGCCGGTCAGCCGCGACTCACAGCAGAGGTGACACCGTGA
- the cheA gene encoding chemotaxis protein CheA, with protein MSMDISDFYQTFFDEADELLADMEQHLLLLDPHSPDIEQLNAIFRAAHSIKGGAATFGFSVLQETTHLLENLLDGARRSEMQLSTEIINLFLETKDIMQEQLDAYKSSQDPDAGSFTYICEALRQLALEAQGGDAPAAAPAPAAHPAPVAAAPQPAANGGLRVCLTGLKPQEIPLMLEELGNLGEVTDAQQGENSLEATLHSSVSEDDISAVLCFVLEPDQISFGAPPPPAPAAEVAAPAVTPAVVEAAAPVAKAAEPAKARAAAKPAESTSIRVAVEKVDQLINLVGELVITQSMLAQRSGTLDPVNHGDLLNSMGQLERNARDLQESVMSIRMMPMEYVFSRFPRLVRDLASKLGKQVELTLQGSSTELDKSLIERIIDPLTHLVRNSLDHGIENAATRQANGKSPVGNLILSAEHQGGNICIEVVDDGAGLNRERILAKAASSGLPVSDSMTDEEVGMLIFAPGFSTAEQVTDVSGRGVGMDVVKRNIQEMGGHVEIHSQQGKGTTIRILLPLTLAILDGMSVKVGNEVFILPLNAVMESLQPLAEDLHPLAGGERVLQVRGEYLPLVELFRVFDVAGARTEATQGIVVILQSAGRRYALLVDQLIGQHQVVVKNLESNYRKVPGISAATILGDGSVALIVDVSALQALNREKRVTVAA; from the coding sequence GTGAGCATGGATATCAGTGATTTTTACCAGACGTTTTTCGACGAGGCGGATGAGCTGCTGGCGGACATGGAGCAGCACCTGCTGCTGCTCGATCCGCACAGCCCGGACATTGAGCAGCTGAACGCGATCTTCCGCGCGGCGCACTCGATCAAGGGCGGGGCGGCCACCTTTGGCTTTTCAGTGCTCCAGGAGACCACCCACCTACTGGAGAACCTGCTGGATGGGGCGCGCCGCAGCGAGATGCAGCTGAGCACCGAGATTATCAACCTGTTTTTGGAAACCAAAGATATTATGCAGGAGCAGTTGGACGCGTATAAATCTTCCCAGGACCCGGACGCCGGGAGCTTCACTTACATCTGCGAAGCCCTGCGCCAGCTGGCCCTTGAGGCGCAGGGCGGTGACGCACCGGCCGCGGCACCTGCCCCGGCCGCCCACCCCGCGCCGGTGGCCGCCGCGCCGCAACCTGCCGCCAACGGCGGCCTGCGCGTCTGCCTGACCGGGCTGAAGCCGCAGGAGATCCCGCTGATGCTGGAGGAGCTGGGCAACCTCGGTGAGGTGACCGATGCGCAGCAGGGGGAGAACAGCCTGGAGGCGACGCTGCATAGCTCGGTCAGCGAGGATGATATCAGCGCCGTGCTCTGCTTTGTGCTGGAGCCAGACCAGATAAGCTTTGGCGCACCGCCGCCGCCAGCCCCTGCCGCCGAGGTCGCGGCCCCGGCAGTTACCCCGGCTGTGGTGGAGGCCGCCGCGCCCGTGGCGAAAGCCGCCGAGCCAGCCAAGGCGCGCGCCGCCGCCAAACCCGCCGAATCCACCAGCATCCGCGTGGCGGTCGAGAAGGTCGACCAGCTGATTAATCTGGTGGGCGAACTGGTGATCACCCAGTCGATGCTGGCGCAGCGCTCCGGCACCCTCGACCCGGTCAACCACGGCGACCTGCTCAACAGCATGGGCCAGCTGGAGCGCAATGCGCGTGACCTGCAAGAGTCGGTGATGTCGATCCGCATGATGCCGATGGAGTACGTCTTCAGCCGCTTCCCGCGTCTGGTACGCGATCTGGCCAGCAAACTGGGCAAGCAGGTGGAGCTGACCTTGCAGGGCAGTTCCACCGAACTGGACAAGAGCCTGATTGAACGCATCATCGACCCGTTGACGCACCTGGTGCGCAACAGCCTCGACCACGGCATTGAGAACGCCGCCACCCGGCAGGCCAACGGCAAAAGCCCGGTGGGCAACCTGATCCTCTCGGCGGAGCATCAGGGCGGTAACATCTGCATTGAGGTGGTGGATGACGGCGCGGGCCTCAACCGCGAGCGCATTCTGGCGAAAGCCGCCTCCTCCGGCCTGCCGGTCAGCGACAGCATGACCGACGAAGAGGTCGGGATGCTGATCTTCGCGCCGGGCTTCTCTACCGCCGAGCAGGTGACGGACGTCTCCGGCCGTGGCGTCGGCATGGACGTGGTGAAGCGGAACATTCAGGAGATGGGCGGCCACGTCGAGATCCACTCCCAGCAGGGCAAGGGCACCACCATCCGCATCTTGCTGCCGCTGACGCTGGCGATCCTCGACGGCATGTCGGTCAAGGTGGGCAACGAGGTGTTTATCCTGCCGCTGAACGCGGTGATGGAGTCGCTGCAACCGCTGGCGGAGGATCTCCACCCACTGGCCGGCGGCGAGCGGGTGTTGCAGGTGCGCGGCGAATACCTGCCGCTGGTGGAGCTGTTCCGGGTCTTTGACGTGGCGGGCGCCCGCACTGAGGCGACGCAGGGCATCGTGGTGATCCTGCAAAGCGCCGGGCGACGCTACGCCCTGTTGGTTGACCAGCTGATTGGCCAGCACCAGGTGGTGGTCAAGAATCTCGAGAGCAACTATCGCAAGGTGCCGGGGATCTCCGCGGCCACCATTCTGGGCGACGGCAGCGTGGCGCTGATCGTTGATGTCTCCGCGCTTCAGGCGCTGAACCGGGAAAAGCGGGTTACGGTCGCCGCCTGA
- the cheW gene encoding chemotaxis protein CheW translates to MAGLATVTKLAGETVGQEFLIFTLGDEEYGIDILKVQEIRGYDQVTRIANTPAFIKGVTNLRGVIVPIIDLRVKFAQQGVEYNDNTVVIVLNLEQRVVGIVVDGVSDVLSLTAEQIRPAPEFAVTLATEYLTGLGSLGERMLILVDIERLLSSEEMALIESVAKA, encoded by the coding sequence ATGGCTGGACTGGCAACTGTGACAAAACTGGCGGGTGAGACGGTAGGGCAGGAGTTCCTGATCTTCACGCTCGGTGACGAAGAGTATGGGATTGATATCCTTAAGGTGCAGGAGATCCGCGGTTACGATCAGGTGACGCGCATCGCCAACACTCCCGCCTTTATCAAGGGCGTCACCAACCTGCGTGGCGTAATTGTGCCGATCATCGACCTGCGGGTGAAGTTCGCCCAGCAGGGGGTAGAGTACAATGACAACACCGTGGTGATCGTGCTCAATCTGGAGCAGCGCGTGGTAGGCATCGTGGTGGATGGCGTCTCGGATGTGCTTTCGCTGACGGCTGAGCAGATCCGCCCGGCACCGGAGTTTGCGGTCACGCTGGCGACCGAGTACCTCACCGGCCTCGGCTCACTGGGTGAGCGGATGCTGATTCTGGTGGACATTGAGCGGCTGCTCAGCAGCGAGGAGATGGCGCTGATTGAGAGCGTCGCCAAAGCCTGA
- a CDS encoding fimbrial protein yields MVSFKKSLLCLAASTLLVAGGALADAGQGEGKITFKGVVIDAPCSISPDSVDMEVNLGEVSTDALKSGTSAPISFDIKLQDCQLDDGTGTPVATKVGVTFNSANVDPSAANILANTRGLEGAHNVGVRLMKEDESHIDLGVEQDVPLVGMNDVQVLTFKAHMESLPSGLPTPGAVEANATYVLNYL; encoded by the coding sequence ATGGTATCTTTCAAAAAAAGTCTTCTCTGTCTGGCGGCATCTACTCTGCTGGTTGCAGGCGGCGCATTGGCTGACGCAGGTCAGGGCGAAGGGAAAATTACCTTTAAAGGCGTGGTGATTGACGCCCCATGCTCCATCTCGCCAGACAGCGTGGACATGGAGGTGAACCTTGGTGAAGTCTCCACCGATGCCCTGAAGTCAGGCACCTCCGCCCCGATCAGTTTCGACATCAAATTGCAGGATTGCCAGCTGGATGACGGCACGGGCACCCCGGTAGCCACCAAGGTTGGCGTCACCTTCAACAGCGCCAACGTTGACCCGTCCGCTGCCAACATCCTGGCGAACACCCGTGGGCTGGAAGGGGCGCACAACGTCGGCGTACGCCTGATGAAAGAGGATGAGAGCCACATCGATTTGGGCGTGGAGCAAGACGTGCCGCTGGTCGGCATGAATGACGTACAGGTTCTGACCTTCAAGGCGCACATGGAAAGCCTGCCATCTGGCTTGCCAACCCCAGGGGCCGTCGAAGCCAATGCCACCTATGTGCTTAATTACCTGTAA
- a CDS encoding fimbria/pilus outer membrane usher protein, with protein sequence MAMLAMMLHAAPAPAVEFNINAIDADVRGNINLAAFAQAGNIAPGDYLLDVTLNGEPLPDRYLLHWRTVPDNPVPQLCVPPSLADMLGLQPHILHSLPLRDGCVAFDSHPEITFTLDQANQRLVVRIPQAWLAYNPRDWTPPSHWDPGVSGVLLDYNLFASRTHSHDTGVSRSLSGYGTAGINLGAWRLRSDLQYSADSTEEGGTSHDFSQPQLYLYRPLPSLGARLTLGQSTLRSDIFDGFSFTGATLQTDERMLPYNLRGYAPQVSGLAKTNAHVIVSQNGRVLYRTDVAPGPFVIRDLSDAIQGTLDVRVEEEDGQVSTFKVEAASVPYLTRQGQVRYSLAGGRVDAQGGDTWVEPAFTSAEFSWGAFSQTSLYGGLLLSDSDYRAASVGVGQNMTWLGAISFDITQSQAQLPHRAAQRGNSYRVNYNKRFAGSQSEVSLAGYRHASRDFMSMQDFTRGGPEPGETEKETFSLTFSQMIQPLSLSLLLSLRNQTYWEGSSSNTYSATLGRSFDIGRFRGISTSLSLNRTEDEEGEADRQIYLTVSVPLSETGRLGYTLQQDDGVDNTLTYSSTPNPDTNWSLSAGDQGDGNGVLTRANYQHRSALGELSLAGSYKREEYNSLSAGWSGSFTATRHGAALHRNSAADAPRLMVDSDGVAGIPINGGVAVTNRFGTAVIPSLASYLPTEAQVDVNHLPDGVDVRNNVMRQTLTEGAIGYRSLKAVKGRYAAAVITLQNGTYPPLGSEVVDEASGVPAGMVSEQGQVYLQGVTPSHRYRVRWGEAGCSLTLPETFSGEGMLLLPCR encoded by the coding sequence ATGGCGATGCTGGCGATGATGTTACACGCCGCGCCAGCACCTGCCGTTGAATTCAATATTAACGCCATTGATGCGGATGTGCGGGGGAATATCAATCTCGCCGCCTTCGCACAGGCGGGAAATATTGCACCGGGCGACTACCTGCTGGACGTTACCCTGAATGGCGAACCCCTGCCGGATCGCTATTTACTGCATTGGCGAACGGTACCGGATAACCCGGTGCCGCAACTCTGTGTGCCGCCGTCGCTGGCGGACATGCTCGGCCTACAGCCGCACATTTTGCACTCGCTGCCGTTGCGTGACGGCTGCGTCGCTTTCGACAGCCACCCGGAAATCACCTTCACCCTCGATCAGGCCAACCAGCGGCTGGTGGTGCGCATCCCGCAGGCGTGGCTGGCCTACAACCCGCGTGACTGGACGCCGCCCTCCCACTGGGATCCGGGCGTCAGCGGCGTGCTGCTCGACTACAACCTGTTTGCCAGCCGCACCCACTCCCATGACACCGGCGTGAGCCGCAGCCTGAGTGGCTATGGCACCGCGGGCATCAACCTCGGTGCGTGGCGGCTGCGCTCTGACCTGCAATACAGCGCCGACAGCACGGAAGAGGGCGGCACCAGCCACGACTTCAGCCAGCCGCAGCTCTACCTCTACCGGCCGCTGCCGTCGCTGGGCGCGCGGCTGACGCTGGGGCAGAGCACGCTGCGCTCAGACATCTTTGATGGCTTCTCCTTCACCGGCGCGACCCTGCAAACCGACGAGCGGATGCTGCCCTATAACCTGCGCGGTTACGCCCCGCAGGTGAGTGGGCTGGCCAAAACCAACGCCCACGTGATCGTCAGCCAGAATGGCCGCGTGCTCTACCGCACCGACGTCGCGCCCGGCCCCTTTGTGATCCGCGACCTGAGCGATGCGATTCAGGGCACGCTGGATGTGCGGGTCGAGGAGGAGGATGGGCAGGTGAGCACCTTCAAGGTGGAGGCCGCCTCGGTGCCGTACCTGACCCGCCAGGGGCAGGTGCGCTACAGTCTGGCCGGGGGCCGCGTGGATGCGCAGGGGGGCGACACCTGGGTCGAGCCAGCCTTCACCAGCGCCGAGTTCTCCTGGGGGGCGTTCAGCCAGACCTCGCTCTACGGCGGCCTGCTGCTGAGCGACAGCGACTACCGCGCCGCCTCCGTGGGGGTGGGGCAGAACATGACCTGGCTGGGTGCCATCTCGTTTGACATCACCCAGTCGCAGGCGCAGTTGCCGCACCGGGCGGCGCAGCGCGGCAACAGTTACCGCGTCAACTACAACAAGCGCTTTGCCGGTTCGCAGAGCGAGGTGAGTCTGGCGGGCTACCGCCACGCCAGCCGGGACTTTATGTCGATGCAGGACTTTACCCGCGGCGGCCCGGAACCCGGCGAGACTGAAAAGGAGACCTTCAGCCTCACCTTCAGCCAGATGATCCAGCCGCTGTCGCTCTCGCTGCTGCTCAGCCTGCGCAACCAGACCTATTGGGAGGGCAGCTCCAGCAACACCTACAGCGCCACGCTGGGCCGCTCCTTTGACATAGGCCGCTTTCGCGGCATCTCCACCTCGCTCTCTCTCAACCGCACGGAGGATGAGGAGGGGGAGGCCGATCGCCAAATTTACCTGACCGTCAGCGTGCCGCTCAGCGAAACCGGCCGCCTTGGCTACACCCTGCAACAGGATGACGGGGTGGATAACACCCTGACCTACTCCAGCACCCCGAACCCGGACACCAACTGGAGCCTCAGTGCGGGCGATCAGGGCGACGGCAACGGCGTGCTGACGCGCGCCAACTACCAGCACCGCAGCGCGCTCGGCGAGCTGTCGCTGGCCGGCAGCTACAAGCGTGAGGAGTACAACTCCCTCAGCGCTGGCTGGAGCGGCTCCTTCACCGCCACCCGCCACGGCGCGGCGCTGCACCGCAACAGCGCCGCCGACGCGCCACGGCTGATGGTGGACAGCGACGGCGTGGCCGGTATCCCGATCAACGGCGGCGTGGCGGTGACCAACCGCTTTGGCACGGCGGTGATCCCCTCCCTGGCCAGCTACCTGCCGACAGAGGCGCAGGTGGATGTCAACCACCTGCCTGACGGGGTAGATGTACGCAACAATGTGATGCGCCAGACGCTGACCGAGGGCGCCATCGGCTATCGTTCCCTGAAGGCGGTCAAAGGCCGCTATGCCGCCGCGGTCATCACCCTACAGAACGGCACCTATCCGCCGCTGGGCTCCGAGGTGGTGGATGAGGCCAGCGGCGTGCCGGCTGGCATGGTCAGCGAACAGGGACAGGTCTATCTACAGGGCGTCACCCCCAGCCACCGCTACCGCGTGCGGTGGGGCGAAGCGGGGTGCAGCCTGACACTGCCGGAGACTTTCAGCGGCGAGGGCATGTTGCTGCTGCCGTGCCGTTAA
- a CDS encoding molecular chaperone translates to MMKRFLALAMLSVLPLAAQAAINLDRTRIIATEGEKSVSLTLNNQSTHLPYLAHAWVEDEAGQKNSAVFMVLPPLQRLEPQARSQVRLVRQPGADALPKDRESLFYFNVREVPPKSDKESVLQVATQSRIKLFYRPSSLANAPDTPWQERLEVTRSGSGMTLHNPTPYYVTLGYAGNPGQKGLAQFAGVMLKPFGSEQVEGTAALHERFNLGYINDFGALMLLEARCTAGERCTLTRSASR, encoded by the coding sequence ATGATGAAACGTTTTCTGGCGTTAGCCATGCTCAGCGTGCTGCCACTGGCCGCGCAGGCGGCCATCAACCTTGACCGTACCCGCATCATCGCCACGGAGGGTGAAAAGTCCGTCAGCCTGACGCTCAACAACCAGAGTACCCACCTGCCATACCTCGCCCATGCGTGGGTGGAGGATGAGGCGGGCCAGAAAAACAGCGCCGTGTTCATGGTACTGCCGCCGTTGCAGCGGCTGGAGCCGCAGGCGCGCAGCCAGGTCAGGCTGGTGCGCCAGCCGGGCGCGGATGCCCTGCCCAAGGATCGCGAGAGCCTGTTCTACTTCAACGTGCGCGAAGTGCCGCCCAAGAGCGACAAGGAGAGCGTCTTGCAGGTGGCGACCCAAAGCCGCATCAAGCTGTTCTACCGGCCGTCGTCACTGGCCAACGCGCCGGACACCCCCTGGCAGGAGCGGCTGGAGGTGACGCGCAGTGGCTCGGGCATGACGCTGCATAACCCCACGCCCTACTACGTGACGCTGGGCTATGCTGGCAATCCGGGACAAAAGGGGCTGGCGCAGTTTGCCGGTGTGATGCTCAAGCCGTTTGGCAGTGAGCAGGTCGAGGGGACGGCGGCGCTGCATGAGCGCTTCAACCTGGGCTATATCAATGATTTCGGCGCGCTGATGCTGCTTGAAGCCCGTTGTACGGCGGGGGAACGCTGCACCCTGACCCGGTCGGCCTCGAGGTGA
- a CDS encoding fimbrial protein translates to MVKIWIVLLGLLLGGPAFAMDCYLNNEGGPVDFTTTVDPFAVPSNAQAGQKIWESSDFNITVYCTHNYADNQEKENIYAWVDPYGSSSDPYYQLGVTYNGADYDAIGAPVGLDSGVCIDNNTFANHPPQPEQKDKLCSGSPSSLTFAASMPARFRLYVKLKSMPPPGYVTTLSSDFTVVQFDGKGGINTMADAKNLKYRVNGLNNIRVLDCGATLSIFPPDQVVDFGAFSSKDVQAQPLQRDFTVKANKLQDATCSDGFKMTAEFYTDAPLLGDRQAIDLQNGLMLQILEQEQPLTFNTYTDFADFTGGNMSWERRYQARISPAPGGNIQPGPFSSTVIFKVSYY, encoded by the coding sequence ATGGTCAAGATCTGGATAGTGCTGCTGGGGCTGCTGCTGGGCGGCCCGGCGTTTGCGATGGATTGCTACCTGAACAACGAAGGAGGGCCGGTGGATTTCACCACCACCGTCGACCCCTTTGCGGTGCCCTCCAATGCGCAGGCTGGCCAGAAAATCTGGGAGAGCAGCGACTTCAACATCACCGTCTACTGCACCCATAACTACGCCGACAATCAGGAAAAAGAGAACATCTACGCGTGGGTTGACCCCTATGGCAGCAGCTCTGATCCCTACTACCAACTTGGCGTCACCTACAATGGCGCGGATTATGACGCCATTGGCGCGCCGGTCGGGCTGGACTCCGGTGTCTGCATTGACAACAACACCTTTGCCAACCATCCGCCCCAGCCTGAACAGAAGGACAAGCTGTGCAGCGGCTCGCCCAGCAGCCTGACCTTTGCTGCCAGTATGCCGGCGCGCTTCCGGCTCTACGTCAAACTGAAATCGATGCCGCCGCCCGGCTATGTCACCACGCTGTCGTCGGACTTTACGGTGGTGCAATTTGATGGCAAGGGGGGCATCAACACGATGGCCGACGCCAAAAACCTCAAATACCGGGTCAATGGGCTGAACAACATCCGCGTGCTGGATTGCGGCGCGACGCTCTCGATCTTCCCGCCAGATCAGGTGGTGGATTTCGGCGCCTTCAGCAGCAAGGATGTGCAGGCACAGCCACTCCAGCGTGACTTCACCGTCAAGGCCAATAAGTTGCAGGATGCGACGTGCAGCGACGGCTTCAAGATGACGGCGGAGTTCTATACCGACGCGCCGCTGCTGGGCGACCGGCAGGCGATCGATCTGCAAAATGGCCTGATGCTGCAAATCCTGGAGCAGGAGCAACCGCTGACCTTCAACACCTACACCGATTTTGCCGATTTCACCGGCGGCAATATGAGCTGGGAGCGCCGCTATCAGGCGCGCATCTCGCCCGCGCCCGGCGGCAACATCCAGCCCGGCCCCTTCAGCAGCACGGTGATCTTCAAGGTCTCCTACTACTAA